The following proteins are co-located in the Helicobacter acinonychis genome:
- the dapB gene encoding 4-hydroxy-tetrahydrodipicolinate reductase produces MKIGVYGASGRIGKLLLEELKGGYKGLVLSSVFVRQKCEIDFSSFSHKPLVTNDLKAFVRACECVIDFSLPKGVDSLLDTLLECPKILVSGTTGLEEKTLEKMQNLALKTPLLHAHNMSIGIAILNQLAFLASLKLKDADIEIVETHHNLKKDAPSGTALSLYQTCAKARGYDEKNALTTHREGLRSKESIGVAALRGGDVAGKHTIGFYLEGEYIELSHTATNRSIFAKGALEVALWLKDKAAKKYEINEIFD; encoded by the coding sequence ATGAAAATCGGTGTTTATGGAGCGAGCGGTCGTATAGGGAAATTACTCTTAGAAGAATTGAAAGGGGGGTATAAAGGATTAGTGCTATCTAGCGTGTTTGTGCGGCAAAAATGCGAAATAGATTTTAGCTCTTTTTCACACAAACCCCTAGTAACCAATGATTTAAAAGCGTTTGTGAGAGCTTGCGAATGCGTGATTGATTTTTCTCTACCTAAAGGTGTGGATAGCTTGCTAGACACTCTTTTAGAATGCCCTAAAATTTTAGTCTCTGGCACAACCGGTTTGGAAGAAAAAACGCTAGAAAAAATGCAAAATTTAGCCCTAAAAACGCCGCTTTTGCATGCACACAACATGTCTATTGGGATCGCTATTCTTAATCAATTAGCCTTTTTAGCTTCTTTGAAATTAAAAGATGCGGATATTGAAATTGTAGAAACACACCATAATCTTAAAAAAGATGCTCCGAGTGGCACTGCGTTGAGTTTGTATCAAACTTGTGCTAAGGCTAGGGGGTATGATGAAAAAAACGCTCTTACCACTCATAGGGAAGGTTTGCGCTCTAAAGAAAGTATTGGCGTAGCCGCTTTAAGGGGGGGCGATGTCGCTGGAAAGCACACGATAGGGTTTTATTTAGAAGGCGAATACATAGAGCTTAGCCATACAGCGACCAATCGTTCTATTTTTGCTAAAGGGGCTTTAGAAGTGGCTCTATGGCTTAAAGATAAAGCTGCTAAAAAATATGAAATCAACGAGATTTTTGATTGA